The following proteins are co-located in the Megalobrama amblycephala isolate DHTTF-2021 linkage group LG12, ASM1881202v1, whole genome shotgun sequence genome:
- the mpnd gene encoding MPN domain-containing protein, with the protein MGSEPPSSPQVVEEGADEEDEELSGAEDADLRASSGRGSLLTRRGITLRVLLKDGLVEPGDGVLSIHYLGKKFVGDLLNDGKIRWVETGQIFNSPSAWATHCKRLVNPAKKSGCGWASVRYRGQKLVQYKTTWLHKYQPSADMSLISEGEDDEMGDDDEEEGKTAMPVEDKNKKSKPELHDISLMQKRDRERIPVRYCTLGTRDATRDPHTLVELSAFSAINRFQPFNVAVSSNVLLLMDFHCHLTTSEVVGYLGGRWDTNTQLLTVLRAFPCRTRLADKDAAPAVEEEICQNLFMRGLSLVGWYHSHPRGPALPSLQDIDSQMDHQLRLQGSSNGFQPCLGIICGPYYHGNQGVASTITPFWVVPPPEQRPNDYGIPVAVEVTYVQDNFLTTDVLNEMMLLVEFYRSAPDLVQFSQMWSPNTSILDKIKASLSGHAPKDQAYAQILEHVYNQLRNTQ; encoded by the exons ATGg GCTCAGAGCCACCCTCCTCTCCTCAGGTGGTGGAAGAAGGAGCAGATGAAGAGGATGAGGAGTTGAGTGGGGCTGAAGATGCTGACCTGAGGGCTTCCTCTGGGAGGGGGTCCCTCCTGACCAGGAGAGGCATCACACTAAGAGTCCTCCTAAAAGATGGCCTTGTGGAGCCTGGAGATGGTGTTCTGTCCATACACTACCTG GGTAAAAAGTTTGTTGGAGATCTTTTGAATGATGGGAAGATCCGTTGGGTGGAGACCGGCCAGATCTTTAACTCTCCAAGCGCCTGGGCAACACACTGTAAACGCCTGGTGAACCCGGCCAAGAAGTCTGGCTGTGGCTGGGCCTCGGTGCGGTATCGTGGACAGAAACTGGTCCAGTACAAAACCACCTGGCTGCACAAATACCAACCCAGTGCCGACATG AGCTTGATAAGTGAAGGAGAAGATGATGAGATGggagatgatgatgaagaggaAGGGAAAACAGCCATGCCAGTAGAGGACAAGAATAAAAAATCCAAACCTGAGCTGCACG ACATTAGCCTGATGCAGAAGAGGGACAGAGAGAGAATTCCAGTTAGGTATTGCACTCTTGGCACCAGAGATGCTACAAG GGATCCACACACTCTCGTAGAGCTGTCCGCCTTTTCTGCGATCAACCGCTTCCAGCCTTTTAATGTAGCCGTTTCCAGCAATGTTCTGCTGCTGATG GATTTCCACTGTCACCTGACCACAAGTGAGGTGGTGGGATATTTAGGGGGCCGATGGGACACTAACACACAAT TGCTTACGGTCTTGCGGGCGTTTCCATGCCGTACACGCTTGGCTGATAAAGACGCTGCCCCAGCTGTCGAAGAAGAG ATATGTCAAAATCTCTTCATGCGTGGGCTGTCATTGGTGGGATGGTATCACAGTCACCCCCGAGGCCCCGCCCTTCCATCTCTACAGGACATCGATTCGCAGATGGATCACCAGCTCCGCCTACAAGGCAGCAGTAACGGTTTCCAGCCCTGTCTGGGGATTATCTGTG GACCCTATTATCATGGCAACCAAGGTGTGGCCTCCACCATCACGCCATTCTGGGTAGTTCCCCCTCCTGAG CAACGGCCCAATGATTACGGCATCCCAGTGGCAGTAGAGGTCACATACGTGCAAGACAACTTCCTCACTACAGACGTGCTCAATGAGATG ATGCTGTTGGTGGAATTTTATCGGTCTGCTCCTGACCTGGTGCAGTTCAGTCAGATGTGGAGTCCTAATACCTCAATACTCGATAAAATCAAG GCTTCTCTGAGTGGCCATGCACCCAAAGACCAGGCGTACGCACAGATCCTGGAGCATGTGTACAACCAGCTGCGCAACACTCAGTGA
- the sh3gl1b gene encoding SH3-domain GRB2-like 1b isoform X4 yields MSVAGLKKQFYKASQMVSEKVGGAEGTKLDEEFKDLERKVDVTNKAVVEVISKTSEYLQPNPASRAKLSMLNTMSKIRGQVKSPGYPQAEGLLGECMGKYGRELGEDTNFGGALVDVGESMKRLAEVKDSLDIDVKQNFIDPLQGLCDKDLREIQHHLKKLEGRRLDFDYKKKRQGKIPDEEVRQALEKFHESKEVAEISMYNLLETDIEQVSQLSSLVESQLQYHRQAVQILDELSDKLRDRMKDAQSRPRKEYMPKPKPVIDFGETNEQSNGGFTPTSAPPMRNTAEQPCCKALYDFEPENEGELGFHEGDIITLTNQIDENWYEGMLRGQSGFFPLNYVEVIVPLPH; encoded by the exons ATGGTGAGTGAGAAGGTTGGCGGTGCTGAGGGAACTAAACTGGACGAGGAGTTCAAGGACCTGGAGAGA AAAGTAGATGTGACAAATAAAGCTGTGGTAGAAGTCATCTCTAAAACATCAGAGTATCTGCAGCCCAATCCAG CATCTCGTGCAAAGCTCTCTATGTTAAACACTATGTCTAAGATCAGAGGGCAGGTGAAGAGTCCAGGTTATCCACAGGCCGAGGGGCTGCTGGGAGAATGCATGGGAAAGTATGGCAGAGAACTCGGAGAGGACACAAACTTTG GTGGTGCTCTAGTTGATGTTGGTGAAAGTATGAAGAGGCTAGCAGAGGTTAAGGATTCTTTGGACATTGATGTCAAACAGAATTTCATCGACCCTTTACAAGGCCTGTGTGATAAGGACCTAAGAGAGATACAG CACCATTTGAAAAAGCTCGAAGGACGCAGGCTGGATTTTGACTATAAGAAGAAACGTCAGGGGAAAATTCCAGATGAAGAGGTCAGGCAGGCGCTGGAGAAGTTTCATGAATCTAAGGAGGTGGCTGAGATCAGCATGTACAACCTTCTGGAAACTGAT ATTGAGCAGGTGAGCCAGCTGTCGTCACTGGTTGAGTCTCAGTTGCAGTATCACAGACAGGCTGTTCAGATCCTGGACGAACTTTCTGACAAACTCAGAGACAG GATGAAAGATGCTCAGTCACGTCCTCGTAAAGAGTATATGCCCAAGCCCAAGCCTGTAATTGACTTTGGAGAAACCAACGAACAGTCGAACGGTGGCTTCACCCCAACTTCTGCTCCACCCATGCGCAATACGG CGGAGCAGCCGTGCTGTAAAGCGCTCTATGACTTTGAGCCGGAAAACGAAGGCGAGTTGGGCTTCCACGAAGGTGACATCATCACTCTGACCAATCAGATCGATGAAAACTGGTATGAAGGCATGCTGCGTGGCCAATCCGGGTTCTTCCCTCTCAACTACGTGGAGGTGATCGTTCCTCTGCCACACTAA
- the sh3gl1b gene encoding SH3-domain GRB2-like 1b isoform X2: MSVAGLKKQFYKASQMVSEKVGGAEGTKLDEEFKDLERKVDVTNKAVVEVISKTSEYLQPNPASRAKLSMLNTMSKIRGQVKSPGYPQAEGLLGECMGKYGRELGEDTNFGGALVDVGESMKRLAEVKDSLDIDVKQNFIDPLQGLCDKDLREIQHHLKKLEGRRLDFDYKKKRQGKIPDEEVRQALEKFHESKEVAEISMYNLLETDIEQVSQLSSLVESQLQYHRQAVQILDELSDKLRDRMKDAQSRPRKEYMPKPKPVIDFGETNEQSNGGFTPTSAPPMRNTEPYHQFGRISTWKPRLPEQPCCKALYDFEPENEGELGFHEGDIITLTNQIDENWYEGMLRGQSGFFPLNYVEVIVPLPH; encoded by the exons ATGGTGAGTGAGAAGGTTGGCGGTGCTGAGGGAACTAAACTGGACGAGGAGTTCAAGGACCTGGAGAGA AAAGTAGATGTGACAAATAAAGCTGTGGTAGAAGTCATCTCTAAAACATCAGAGTATCTGCAGCCCAATCCAG CATCTCGTGCAAAGCTCTCTATGTTAAACACTATGTCTAAGATCAGAGGGCAGGTGAAGAGTCCAGGTTATCCACAGGCCGAGGGGCTGCTGGGAGAATGCATGGGAAAGTATGGCAGAGAACTCGGAGAGGACACAAACTTTG GTGGTGCTCTAGTTGATGTTGGTGAAAGTATGAAGAGGCTAGCAGAGGTTAAGGATTCTTTGGACATTGATGTCAAACAGAATTTCATCGACCCTTTACAAGGCCTGTGTGATAAGGACCTAAGAGAGATACAG CACCATTTGAAAAAGCTCGAAGGACGCAGGCTGGATTTTGACTATAAGAAGAAACGTCAGGGGAAAATTCCAGATGAAGAGGTCAGGCAGGCGCTGGAGAAGTTTCATGAATCTAAGGAGGTGGCTGAGATCAGCATGTACAACCTTCTGGAAACTGAT ATTGAGCAGGTGAGCCAGCTGTCGTCACTGGTTGAGTCTCAGTTGCAGTATCACAGACAGGCTGTTCAGATCCTGGACGAACTTTCTGACAAACTCAGAGACAG GATGAAAGATGCTCAGTCACGTCCTCGTAAAGAGTATATGCCCAAGCCCAAGCCTGTAATTGACTTTGGAGAAACCAACGAACAGTCGAACGGTGGCTTCACCCCAACTTCTGCTCCACCCATGCGCAATACGG AGCCATACCACCAGTTTGGCAGAATATCCACATGGAAACCCAGATTGC CGGAGCAGCCGTGCTGTAAAGCGCTCTATGACTTTGAGCCGGAAAACGAAGGCGAGTTGGGCTTCCACGAAGGTGACATCATCACTCTGACCAATCAGATCGATGAAAACTGGTATGAAGGCATGCTGCGTGGCCAATCCGGGTTCTTCCCTCTCAACTACGTGGAGGTGATCGTTCCTCTGCCACACTAA
- the sh3gl1b gene encoding SH3-domain GRB2-like 1b isoform X1 — MSVAGLKKQFYKASQMVSEKVGGAEGTKLDEEFKDLERKVDVTNKAVVEVISKTSEYLQPNPASRAKLSMLNTMSKIRGQVKSPGYPQAEGLLGECMGKYGRELGEDTNFGGALVDVGESMKRLAEVKDSLDIDVKQNFIDPLQGLCDKDLREIQHHLKKLEGRRLDFDYKKKRQGKIPDEEVRQALEKFHESKEVAEISMYNLLETDIEQVSQLSSLVESQLQYHRQAVQILDELSDKLRDRMKDAQSRPRKEYMPKPKPVIDFGETNEQSNGGFTPTSAPPMRNTEPYHQFGRISTWKPRLPAEQPCCKALYDFEPENEGELGFHEGDIITLTNQIDENWYEGMLRGQSGFFPLNYVEVIVPLPH, encoded by the exons ATGGTGAGTGAGAAGGTTGGCGGTGCTGAGGGAACTAAACTGGACGAGGAGTTCAAGGACCTGGAGAGA AAAGTAGATGTGACAAATAAAGCTGTGGTAGAAGTCATCTCTAAAACATCAGAGTATCTGCAGCCCAATCCAG CATCTCGTGCAAAGCTCTCTATGTTAAACACTATGTCTAAGATCAGAGGGCAGGTGAAGAGTCCAGGTTATCCACAGGCCGAGGGGCTGCTGGGAGAATGCATGGGAAAGTATGGCAGAGAACTCGGAGAGGACACAAACTTTG GTGGTGCTCTAGTTGATGTTGGTGAAAGTATGAAGAGGCTAGCAGAGGTTAAGGATTCTTTGGACATTGATGTCAAACAGAATTTCATCGACCCTTTACAAGGCCTGTGTGATAAGGACCTAAGAGAGATACAG CACCATTTGAAAAAGCTCGAAGGACGCAGGCTGGATTTTGACTATAAGAAGAAACGTCAGGGGAAAATTCCAGATGAAGAGGTCAGGCAGGCGCTGGAGAAGTTTCATGAATCTAAGGAGGTGGCTGAGATCAGCATGTACAACCTTCTGGAAACTGAT ATTGAGCAGGTGAGCCAGCTGTCGTCACTGGTTGAGTCTCAGTTGCAGTATCACAGACAGGCTGTTCAGATCCTGGACGAACTTTCTGACAAACTCAGAGACAG GATGAAAGATGCTCAGTCACGTCCTCGTAAAGAGTATATGCCCAAGCCCAAGCCTGTAATTGACTTTGGAGAAACCAACGAACAGTCGAACGGTGGCTTCACCCCAACTTCTGCTCCACCCATGCGCAATACGG AGCCATACCACCAGTTTGGCAGAATATCCACATGGAAACCCAGATTGC CAGCGGAGCAGCCGTGCTGTAAAGCGCTCTATGACTTTGAGCCGGAAAACGAAGGCGAGTTGGGCTTCCACGAAGGTGACATCATCACTCTGACCAATCAGATCGATGAAAACTGGTATGAAGGCATGCTGCGTGGCCAATCCGGGTTCTTCCCTCTCAACTACGTGGAGGTGATCGTTCCTCTGCCACACTAA
- the sh3gl1b gene encoding SH3-domain GRB2-like 1b isoform X3, whose product MSVAGLKKQFYKASQMVSEKVGGAEGTKLDEEFKDLERKVDVTNKAVVEVISKTSEYLQPNPASRAKLSMLNTMSKIRGQVKSPGYPQAEGLLGECMGKYGRELGEDTNFGGALVDVGESMKRLAEVKDSLDIDVKQNFIDPLQGLCDKDLREIQHHLKKLEGRRLDFDYKKKRQGKIPDEEVRQALEKFHESKEVAEISMYNLLETDIEQVSQLSSLVESQLQYHRQAVQILDELSDKLRDRMKDAQSRPRKEYMPKPKPVIDFGETNEQSNGGFTPTSAPPMRNTAAEQPCCKALYDFEPENEGELGFHEGDIITLTNQIDENWYEGMLRGQSGFFPLNYVEVIVPLPH is encoded by the exons ATGGTGAGTGAGAAGGTTGGCGGTGCTGAGGGAACTAAACTGGACGAGGAGTTCAAGGACCTGGAGAGA AAAGTAGATGTGACAAATAAAGCTGTGGTAGAAGTCATCTCTAAAACATCAGAGTATCTGCAGCCCAATCCAG CATCTCGTGCAAAGCTCTCTATGTTAAACACTATGTCTAAGATCAGAGGGCAGGTGAAGAGTCCAGGTTATCCACAGGCCGAGGGGCTGCTGGGAGAATGCATGGGAAAGTATGGCAGAGAACTCGGAGAGGACACAAACTTTG GTGGTGCTCTAGTTGATGTTGGTGAAAGTATGAAGAGGCTAGCAGAGGTTAAGGATTCTTTGGACATTGATGTCAAACAGAATTTCATCGACCCTTTACAAGGCCTGTGTGATAAGGACCTAAGAGAGATACAG CACCATTTGAAAAAGCTCGAAGGACGCAGGCTGGATTTTGACTATAAGAAGAAACGTCAGGGGAAAATTCCAGATGAAGAGGTCAGGCAGGCGCTGGAGAAGTTTCATGAATCTAAGGAGGTGGCTGAGATCAGCATGTACAACCTTCTGGAAACTGAT ATTGAGCAGGTGAGCCAGCTGTCGTCACTGGTTGAGTCTCAGTTGCAGTATCACAGACAGGCTGTTCAGATCCTGGACGAACTTTCTGACAAACTCAGAGACAG GATGAAAGATGCTCAGTCACGTCCTCGTAAAGAGTATATGCCCAAGCCCAAGCCTGTAATTGACTTTGGAGAAACCAACGAACAGTCGAACGGTGGCTTCACCCCAACTTCTGCTCCACCCATGCGCAATACGG CAGCGGAGCAGCCGTGCTGTAAAGCGCTCTATGACTTTGAGCCGGAAAACGAAGGCGAGTTGGGCTTCCACGAAGGTGACATCATCACTCTGACCAATCAGATCGATGAAAACTGGTATGAAGGCATGCTGCGTGGCCAATCCGGGTTCTTCCCTCTCAACTACGTGGAGGTGATCGTTCCTCTGCCACACTAA